GATTAATAAAACCACTGGAGAATCAATAAAACCACTTGGTAATTATTACAAGCCAGGAAATATTTACGATTTATATGCTCACATAATCTTtggaaatgaagaatttgtttcaaatttgaagtTTGAATACCTTAATAAATCATCTATTTTATTGGAAGCAGCtaacattattaatattacatcTGTAATTGAAGTTTGGAGAATTAGAAACCTTAAATACGACAATTCTGATGTtaatttttccaaaaatatatCTTTTAATCTTCCAATGGAGCTTTTCAGGTATAACATTGAAGACATATCAAATACTTACAACGATATAAATGCTTTTCTTGTTGTTTCATTAATTGGCAAAGACAAAAATGATTTTGTTCCTATAAACTATGTTGATCTTACTAAAACAATGAATAAACTAAGCGATGAAGACTCTTTAATAAGTTTATTGGATTCTAATGATCAAAAAAGCATTGTGGACCAGCATGataaaaaagtaaaatattggaaagataatattaatattcgTGTAATATATGATAACCagaattataatattggtCAAAGCAACGTACCACCTCTATCTTTCATGAAATATAATGTTGCAGAAGGTATTTACTTACCCATAATCTATCCGTCAGACTTCTGGTGTATTGAACGCAACTTTAAAATGTTAAATTCCACAACTATTAACCAGCCTTTCAACTTGACTCTCACATTCAATACATTTTCACTATTTAAATACACCATTCAGAGACAGATGATGGATACTTGGGAGCTTCAAAGCAGATACGGTCTAGGACAGAGTCAAAAAGACATTATGATGATTAAGAGAATACTAGTAGAAACTAATAAAtactatttaatttttagcCTGGCCTTCTTTATATTACATTCTTCCTTTCAGATGCTCGCATTTAAGAATGACATCAGCTTTTGGAATAAAAACGAATCGATGTATGGTTTGAGTGGGCTTTCGATACTTGCATCATTTATTTCTGAGTTAATTATTGgtctttatttatttgactCGAATGAAACGAGCTGGATATTGcttattgaaatttttatcGGTATAGCCATTTCTGCTTGGAAACTATGGAAAACaaagatatttatattgagTGGAAgatttccttttttttcaattaaagatGATTCTGATGCTCATTTAGATTCTCCTGATGAAGGGACTAAGCTAAAACTGGAGCAAGAAAAGCTCTCGAGGTATTATGATTCAATCGcaattaaatatatgtCAGTTTTACTTGCGCCTTGCATCGTTGGATATGCAATATACTCATTAAAATACTATAAATATAAGGGTTGGTACTCTTTCATTATTTCCACGCTTGCAGGTACAGTATATACCTTTGGTTTTATTATGATGACGCCACaactttatattaattataaattaaaatccGTGGATCATTTACCTTGGAGATTTCTGGTGTATAAAGCGTTGAACACCTTTATTGatgatattttttcatttattatagATATGCCATGGATGCATAGAATGGCATGTTTCAGGGACGacataatatttattatttatatttatcagAGGTGGATATATCgttcaaaaaaagaatatcaaAGTAGTATTGAAAGAACGAACGCAAGTGTTATTGAAGGCAATGAAAAAGGTAATGATCATTCTTCTCTTCCCATAAATAAACCTAACGATCCTAATAAAAAGAGCAAAATAGAATAGTATTTTACTAGTTTATAATTAAGCAAAATTCCGCTCTAATTATGCGCCcttaatttttataaatttgaaaatctAGGCTATATTTTCTCAATTGTTCGATACGTAACATTTATGCAGAAAAAACCAATATTCCATAACTTTGCGTTTATACTTGACGTAATAAACTTCGCGACTGCATTATCATGGTTTTGTGCGTATTTGGCGTTGTTCCTCAAATTGAAACGCGAGAAAAACGTAGTTGGGCTTTCACTTCAAACAATACTAATGTTAGTTGTGGCTGAATGCAACCACGTATTAATAACAGCTGTTCTCTCATCGCATTATCATGTTGAACTTGGGTTAGATTTTTACTTATGCGATTGCTCGACTGCACTTTTGTCCGCTGTCACATTCGCCTACATTTATTTTAACTTCTACGAAACATACGAAAGTAACAGAGACACATTTGGGTTGAATGTTACAAATTTCATAATTTGTTGGATTTCAAGAGCTGGTAGAAGTAAtcattttattcaaaaaaagagCAACAAATATTACCCAACTTCTCAGAAAATCTTTTGGTTGACTGTCTACATCTTAAACTTCTTTCTTggatcaataatattttttttaagaaaatcCAGCTCACCTCCAATTATATCATTCTGGGAATCATACATGGATTCACTACTTTCCTTAGCTTTACTAccacaaatatttatgttTTATAACAAGAAACCGCGAAAAGTTTCTTCTCTTCTCGCCCATTTTGTTGCATTCATACTACTAGCAAGAGTATTTATGCTGTTCTATTGGATATTATATCcgttatttaaattatcaattgTTCCAGGAAGAAGACTTCATATTTTCTCGGAATCTTTAAACGTAACTTTCCTAATGCATTTCatgtattattttataagaTCGAAGCTGAATGGAGAAAATGATATATTCTTACCATTATAGTCATACGAAGGATGTAATGATAAATTGGgcatattaataaataatagtttttatttataattaatttttatttgcttTTTAACGGTTGACTTAACTGCATTAAATGCACACTTAACCACCATGCAATGtcataataaaagtaaCAAGATCTCCATCGCTTAAAGCGTAATTTTCTCCGCCTAAAATCTCCCAGTCGCAGTTGTTAACTAGTACAATAATTCCTGGTTTGATCTTTGACCCTGTCTCAATAAAATGATCTTTTCTATactgaataatattttcttctacATATAGAATTAGGCTCTTCATAGAACTAGATTTTaagttattcaaattaacCTCAACATTTTGTCTGTCGCCTGCCAGAACCTCCAATCCACCGGAAAATTCCACTTTTATTGACATTTTTTAGAGATGCAAAGAAAATGACTGTAAAAATAACACGACAGATACCTCCGCCATTTTCCCCGCGTAAAAATAGTCTCGATAATGCATGATCTGTGAATATTACGGCGACTAAActaaaaattaacaaaacattaatatttgttaatGTTGTTcccaaatattattttataattaaaatgaaCATTTATTGATCTCTTCTACCttctatttatttttatatcaACTTGTACTAATTTATCCAAGTAACTTTGCGGATGAACAAATATGATAAACAATAATATGATAAAAAGAGAAGTTGTAAACGAGCGTAAGCAGGATTGTGAACATGGTTCAGacattataaataataaagataatatgTTTAACATTACAGTCAATACAGAACCATATGATGTATTAGAAAATGACATAATGAAAAACAAATCTAGAAAGgtaaataattcttcaaaaaacGGTTTCGAGAGTACAAAcatttctaataaaatattgtcCGAATTTACTTGTCCCGTATGTCTCGACTATTATATGTTGCCTGTCACAATTCCATGTGGGCATACTTTTTGTAGATATTGCATTACTCATAACCGCTTGTTGGGAAAAAAATGTCCAGTTTGTAGGCAACTAATAGGATACAACTTTAGAATAAACATGACGATCCATAACGTTATTGTTTCATTGGGAATTTTCAAACAAATAGAGAACTCTTCTCAGGATGAGAGACTTTATAACGAAATCCTACTTACAAACAACGAATTAATAGGTCAGAATCGTCCAAAATGGTGGCAATTATGCTTCTGCAAACCAATAATATCAGTTACATTATTTGCAAGAATAATTTCTGATGAAATACTAGGAATTGGGATAGTTTTTGCGGAAGACTTAACTCGATGTATTATTGACCATCTATCGAAGTTGTCATCAATAATACaagataaaaaattaaaaagtatGATATGGTCGAACGGTATTTATATGATTGGGCCATTAGaagttaatttattaacaaaGTGGATGGGTTGTCCGCCTCTGCCTTTTAAACTTGATGACAAAGAAACCGGtaatttggaaaaaaattctgattttactcttaataataatgcaatatttaaaaatcaAGTTAAAAAATGGGTGGAAGAATGCATCGCTTTAAAACCtacaattttaaatattggcCAAAGCCCCTTTACTAAAACAAGTACATACCCTATATTACGTATACTAAGCGATAGAATACATCGTGTggaatcaaaaatatatgaCTTAGGAGCTCTTAGGTCTCCTCTTCCTTGGGATCTTGGAAGGCATTCTAAATCTACTATCCAAGTTTCTCACTCGTCTGTAAGTACAAATCacttattaatagtaaacATTAAAGAACACGACCAAGTTGCTCAAGAATTGAAATACAAAAGTAACACTTCACataaatttgatgaaaGCTCTCCAATCGAAAAAGATTGGGGTATTGGGGTAATAGACTTAGGAAGCAGTATTGGAACAATGCTAAAAATTCAACCCAAGCACCGACTTGCAACAGATGAAGTAATTCACTTGGCGGATAGAGttgaaataattgttaaaattcgaaaaatagaagaaataacGAACGaagataatttaaatgGCGATAGcagaatattaattaatgaatggAAAAAATTACGTTGgagtaataaattaaatttagttATAAACATTGATGATTATAACAAAGGTGAACATAAAACCATTAATAGAGCTAAAAATAGTGATTTTGAAGACTTGTTTGGGATCTGCAATGACAAAGATAAATTAGATTCAAGTGAACTCTCGCAAGAAAGCAAAATTGTCCAAGTTCCTTTGGAGGAGTTGGAAATcgaagaaattaaagagtGCTTAGAAGTTTATATTCCAATTGGGTCAAAATCTTTTGTTCCATGTGAGGGGGCAAAAAAAACAGAAAATGGCATGTACTGGTCCGTAATTGTTCATCCTTCTGGGATGGTATTTGGCCGAGGGAAAAATGGAGCTCTTGGTTTGAGAAAAGTAGAGGTTACAGAAAGTAATGGATATATTAGCAGAGAACATTGCATTTTTTACTATTCATCCATAAGAAATAGGGAATATGAAGGCCTTGACTATTTGAGTAGATCTAATGGATGCTTATCAAATTGGTTTGTTAAAGACGTCTCAACATCTGGTACATTTTTGCGTTTAAAACCATTTAGCTATCCAGTTAGAGTATTGCCCGGTATGGTTCTTAAAGTAGGACAATGTAAGATGGAAATATTGCCATATATGATTGGTGCTTTGTATTCTGGACAACCAAATAGTAGTGTTAGAAACAATTCCATCAATCTAGTGTCTCAAGACTTCCAACCAATTCAAACAAACTTAACTGAAGTTGAATCATCACAAACTCATGTTTCAAACACGAATCAAATTCCAATTCCTTATTTAAGCAACAGTGCCTTATTTACTCAAACCCTTAACgatcaatatttatctaatataaataacaaTGTGATTGCacaattaaatattttagctgcatataattatattaacaGCTCATCTATAACGAATTTGGTTAATTCTAATAACATCGTCgaatttaataatcaaaCTTATGAAGATAGAATAATTCAAAGACAAAATTCatcttttgataatattattttgcaGAGTATATTAAGAAATTCAATAGTAAATAACAATATATTGTCTGCCGGCCACTACTTAGGAAATATTCAAACTAGTGAAGATAATTCTATTACTGGTGGGTCAATCGGCTCTCTGGAGGTAAATAGcatattaaattatgatAGAAGGCCAAGGGAACCAAGAGTTACACAAGAGGTGGATGTTTCGTTCCAAATAGaaagttttgaaaatgaagattgTTAAAcgatattaaattattcaaattgattttatatattcaagTTATTTACTGTAATTTAGCACTTGTTAATTACATACTTCTAAGGTAGATTCTAATAgtatttttctaaattacAAATTTGTCTAAACTCAATTATATCTTTTGGAAGGTTTTCAATAGTCTCTGCCATTACTACTTGA
This Cryptosporidium parvum Iowa II chromosome 7, whole genome shotgun sequence DNA region includes the following protein-coding sequences:
- a CDS encoding cleft lip and palate family of eukaryotic membrane proteins (potential transporters) with 9 transmembrane domains — its product is MQNSDISGTTSARAEETQNSWFSGILGTVIRVIFFQIVMNYFMGGHKNAAINKTTGESIKPLGNYYKPGNIYDLYAHIIFGNEEFVSNLKFEYLNKSSILLEAANIINITSVIEVWRIRNLKYDNSDVNFSKNISFNLPMELFRYNIEDISNTYNDINAFLVVSLIGKDKNDFVPINYVDLTKTMNKLSDEDSLISLLDSNDQKSIVDQHDKKVKYWKDNINIRVIYDNQNYNIGQSNVPPLSFMKYNVAEGIYLPIIYPSDFWCIERNFKMLNSTTINQPFNLTLTFNTFSLFKYTIQRQMMDTWELQSRYGLGQSQKDIMMIKRILVETNKYYLIFSLAFFILHSSFQMLAFKNDISFWNKNESMYGLSGLSILASFISELIIGLYLFDSNETSWILLIEIFIGIAISAWKLWKTKIFILSGRFPFFSIKDDSDAHLDSPDEGTKLKLEQEKLSRYYDSIAIKYMSVLLAPCIVGYAIYSLKYYKYKGWYSFIISTLAGTVYTFGFIMMTPQLYINYKLKSVDHLPWRFLVYKALNTFIDDIFSFIIDMPWMHRMACFRDDIIFIIYIYQRWIYRSKKEYQSSIERTNASVIEGNEKGNDHSSLPINKPNDPNKKSKIE
- a CDS encoding hypothetical protein (with 7 transmembrane domains), with the protein product MQKKPIFHNFAFILDVINFATALSWFCAYLALFLKLKREKNVVGLSLQTILMLVVAECNHVLITAVLSSHYHVELGLDFYLCDCSTALLSAVTFAYIYFNFYETYESNRDTFGLNVTNFIICWISRAGRSNHFIQKKSNKYYPTSQKIFWLTVYILNFFLGSIIFFLRKSSSPPIISFWESYMDSLLSLALLPQIFMFYNKKPRKVSSLLAHFVAFILLARVFMLFYWILYPLFKLSIVPGRRLHIFSESLNVTFLMHFMYYFIRSKLNGENDIFLPL
- a CDS encoding RING finger protein (with conserved extensions that are present in plasmodium), which gives rise to MINNNMIKREVVNERKQDCEHGSDIINNKDNMFNITVNTEPYDVLENDIMKNKSRKVNNSSKNGFESTNISNKILSEFTCPVCLDYYMLPVTIPCGHTFCRYCITHNRLLGKKCPVCRQLIGYNFRINMTIHNVIVSLGIFKQIENSSQDERLYNEILLTNNELIGQNRPKWWQLCFCKPIISVTLFARIISDEILGIGIVFAEDLTRCIIDHLSKLSSIIQDKKLKSMIWSNGIYMIGPLEVNLLTKWMGCPPLPFKLDDKETGNLEKNSDFTLNNNAIFKNQVKKWVEECIALKPTILNIGQSPFTKTSTYPILRILSDRIHRVESKIYDLGALRSPLPWDLGRHSKSTIQVSHSSVSTNHLLIVNIKEHDQVAQELKYKSNTSHKFDESSPIEKDWGIGVIDLGSSIGTMLKIQPKHRLATDEVIHLADRVEIIVKIRKIEEITNEDNLNGDSRILINEWKKLRWSNKLNLVINIDDYNKGEHKTINRAKNSDFEDLFGICNDKDKLDSSELSQESKIVQVPLEELEIEEIKECLEVYIPIGSKSFVPCEGAKKTENGMYWSVIVHPSGMVFGRGKNGALGLRKVEVTESNGYISREHCIFYYSSIRNREYEGLDYLSRSNGCLSNWFVKDVSTSGTFLRLKPFSYPVRVLPGMVLKVGQCKMEILPYMIGALYSGQPNSSVRNNSINLVSQDFQPIQTNLTEVESSQTHVSNTNQIPIPYLSNSALFTQTLNDQYLSNINNNVIAQLNILAAYNYINSSSITNLVNSNNIVEFNNQTYEDRIIQRQNSSFDNIILQSILRNSIVNNNILSAGHYLGNIQTSEDNSITGGSIGSLEVNSILNYDRRPREPRVTQEVDVSFQIESFENEDC